Proteins from one candidate division KSB1 bacterium genomic window:
- a CDS encoding ABC transporter ATP-binding protein/permease has translation MMRTYLRILRYLRPYGLALTGSLVCILLFTLLSSASLFSILPFLDVVFYGVDKSGVSRAAPAETGSMPAAPTTLAVARQQIMQRFYALLLGQDRRSTLLRLCGLILLLIFSKNLFDYLQAYFMAHVEQGVIMDLRNDLYRHLHRLSLGYFNQNRTGNLMSRITNDVTLVNNGLSASFVTLVKNPLLIAAYLGMAFLLSWKLTLVALLIVPLSLAVIGSLASRLRRASHLSQAKMADLTSVLQETISGVRVVKAFAMEDFEVRNFMRESRSYFKTLLRVTRISRLAAPITESLGAAVGVGILWFGGQQVLAGGSLSSSEFLLFLLAIFSLMQPVKELSTVGSRLQEAMAAGERIFRVLDTAPEVVSLPGARQLERFEHDIRYENVSFAYEQTAVLQDISFEVRKGEILAIVGPSGAGKSTLVDLLPRFYDPSGGRILIDGIDLREVELQSLRRLMGIVTQETILFHGTVRSNIAYGLSDVPEDRLRAAAMAANAHRFIMELPQGYDTMIGERGLKLSGGQRQRLAIARALLKNPPILILDEATSALDSESELLVQQAIERLMANRTSFVIAHRLSTILHAHRIIVLEGGRLVQVGTHEELLQQSGIYQKLYRMQFRA, from the coding sequence ATGATGCGAACCTATCTGCGAATCCTGCGCTATCTGCGTCCCTACGGGCTTGCCCTCACCGGTTCACTGGTCTGCATCCTGCTGTTCACCCTGCTGAGCAGCGCCTCGCTGTTTTCCATCCTGCCCTTTCTGGATGTGGTGTTCTATGGTGTGGACAAAAGCGGGGTGAGCCGTGCCGCGCCGGCCGAAACGGGCAGCATGCCTGCGGCGCCCACCACCCTGGCGGTCGCACGCCAGCAAATCATGCAGCGATTTTACGCCCTGCTGCTCGGGCAAGATCGCCGCAGCACGCTGCTGCGGCTGTGCGGCCTGATTTTGCTGCTCATCTTCAGCAAGAATCTCTTCGACTATTTGCAGGCCTACTTCATGGCGCATGTCGAGCAGGGCGTGATCATGGATTTGCGCAACGATCTCTACCGCCATCTCCACCGGCTGTCGCTCGGCTATTTCAATCAAAACCGCACCGGCAATCTGATGTCACGCATCACCAACGATGTCACGCTGGTGAACAACGGCCTCTCCGCCAGCTTCGTCACGCTGGTCAAGAACCCGTTGTTGATTGCGGCCTACCTCGGCATGGCCTTTTTGCTGAGCTGGAAACTCACGTTGGTGGCGCTGCTCATCGTGCCGCTCAGCCTGGCGGTGATCGGCAGCCTGGCCTCACGCCTGCGCCGCGCCTCCCACCTTTCCCAGGCCAAGATGGCGGATCTCACGTCGGTGTTGCAGGAGACCATCAGCGGGGTGCGCGTGGTGAAGGCGTTCGCGATGGAAGATTTCGAAGTGCGCAACTTCATGCGGGAGTCGCGGTCCTATTTCAAAACCCTGCTGCGGGTCACGCGCATCAGCCGGCTGGCGGCGCCGATCACGGAATCGCTGGGCGCGGCGGTGGGGGTGGGCATTCTCTGGTTCGGCGGGCAGCAGGTGCTGGCCGGCGGCTCGCTGTCCTCGTCGGAATTCCTGCTGTTCCTGCTCGCCATCTTCTCGCTGATGCAGCCGGTCAAGGAATTGTCCACTGTCGGCAGCCGTTTGCAGGAGGCCATGGCTGCCGGCGAGCGCATTTTCCGCGTGCTCGATACCGCGCCGGAGGTGGTGTCGCTGCCGGGCGCCCGCCAGCTCGAACGCTTCGAGCACGACATCCGCTATGAAAACGTCTCGTTTGCCTACGAGCAAACAGCGGTGCTGCAGGACATCAGCTTCGAAGTGCGCAAAGGTGAGATTCTCGCGATTGTTGGACCGAGCGGCGCCGGCAAGTCAACACTGGTGGATTTGCTGCCGCGCTTTTATGACCCCAGCGGCGGCCGTATTCTCATCGATGGCATCGACTTGCGTGAAGTGGAGCTGCAGAGCCTGCGGCGCCTGATGGGCATCGTCACCCAGGAAACCATCCTGTTTCACGGGACGGTGCGCAGCAACATCGCCTACGGCTTGAGCGATGTTCCCGAGGACAGGCTGCGCGCCGCAGCCATGGCCGCCAACGCGCATCGCTTCATCATGGAACTGCCGCAGGGCTATGATACCATGATCGGCGAACGCGGCCTCAAACTCTCCGGCGGCCAGCGTCAGCGACTGGCCATCGCGCGCGCCCTGCTGAAAAATCCGCCGATTCTGATTCTCGACGAAGCCACCTCCGCGCTCGACAGCGAGAGCGAGCTGCTGGTGCAGCAGGCCATCGAACGGCTGATGGCGAACCGCACCTCGTTCGTCATCGCGCACCGCCTGTCCACAATTTTGCATGCGCATCGCATCATCGTGCTGGAGGGCGGCCGGCTGGTGCAGGTCGGTACACACGAAGAGCTGCTGCAGCAAAGCGGCATCTACCAGAAGCTCTACCGCATGCAATTCCGGGCCTGA
- a CDS encoding RidA family protein, translating to MREVIKTTAAPAALGPYSQAIKVQAGRMLFTAGQVAIDPATGEMMVGDIKVQTRRVLENLRAILQAAGAGLEHVVKTTVFMTDLSEFAAMNEIYAEYFPVNPPARSTVEVRALPRGAKVEIEAMAVVE from the coding sequence ATGCGTGAAGTCATCAAAACCACGGCCGCGCCCGCAGCCCTCGGGCCATACAGCCAGGCCATCAAGGTGCAGGCGGGCAGGATGCTGTTCACCGCCGGCCAGGTGGCGATCGATCCCGCCACCGGCGAGATGATGGTCGGTGACATCAAGGTACAAACGCGGCGCGTGTTGGAAAACCTGCGTGCGATTTTGCAGGCCGCCGGTGCGGGTCTGGAGCACGTGGTGAAGACCACGGTGTTCATGACGGACTTGAGCGAGTTTGCGGCGATGAATGAAATCTACGCCGAGTATTTTCCGGTGAATCCGCCGGCGCGCAGCACCGTGGAAGTGCGGGCCCTGCCGCGCGGGGCCAAAGTGGAGATTGAAGCCATGGCGGTGGTGGAATGA
- a CDS encoding UbiA family prenyltransferase — protein MRINQAVKLLDYVFVLRPTLFFPVWTVYAAGYFASQRFAPGALNGAGQPDQAALPLALALSALMGAAFILNQLCDVATDTHNHKLFLIAQRHISPAAAWLQTVLLTGAGLLVAFQHSHAHGLLFLAIFLLTGILYSVAPFQWKDRPIRGLLANAGGALLIFTAGWWAVRPAASLPLWHALPYMLAVGAVYLYTTLLDLAGDAQTHKRTFAVCYGWRATVITGCLCELAATALAWQVNDPVIFYPALLSAPFFIAAACKQGRPEVSRAIKLPILFLALAIGCKMWQYFLVLAVVFFVSKWYYQQRFGLKYPSLQAD, from the coding sequence ATGAGGATCAACCAGGCCGTCAAGCTTTTGGATTATGTTTTTGTTTTGCGCCCCACCTTGTTTTTCCCGGTGTGGACGGTTTATGCCGCCGGCTATTTCGCCAGTCAGCGCTTTGCGCCCGGGGCCTTGAATGGTGCCGGCCAGCCCGACCAGGCAGCCCTGCCACTTGCCCTGGCGTTGAGTGCGTTGATGGGCGCGGCGTTTATCCTCAATCAACTGTGTGACGTTGCCACCGACACGCACAATCACAAGCTCTTTCTCATCGCGCAGCGGCATATTTCGCCGGCTGCCGCGTGGCTGCAAACCGTGTTGTTGACAGGCGCCGGCTTGCTGGTCGCATTCCAGCACAGCCACGCCCATGGTCTGTTGTTCCTCGCCATTTTTCTGCTGACCGGCATTCTTTACAGCGTGGCGCCGTTTCAATGGAAGGACCGGCCGATTCGGGGATTGCTCGCCAATGCCGGCGGCGCGCTGTTGATTTTTACCGCAGGCTGGTGGGCGGTGCGGCCCGCTGCGAGCCTGCCGCTGTGGCACGCCCTGCCTTACATGCTGGCGGTGGGTGCGGTTTACTTGTACACCACGCTGCTCGATCTCGCGGGCGATGCGCAAACCCACAAACGGACGTTTGCCGTGTGTTATGGGTGGCGTGCGACAGTGATCACCGGTTGCCTGTGCGAGCTGGCGGCAACCGCGCTGGCGTGGCAGGTGAATGATCCGGTGATTTTCTATCCCGCGCTGCTGTCCGCGCCGTTTTTCATCGCGGCGGCCTGCAAACAGGGGCGGCCGGAAGTCTCACGCGCCATCAAGCTGCCGATTTTGTTTTTGGCGCTGGCGATCGGTTGCAAGATGTGGCAATACTTTTTGGTGCTGGCGGTGGTGTTTTTTGTCTCGAAGTGGTATTATCAGCAGCGTTTCGGCTTGAAATACCCAAGCCTGCAGGCGGATTGA
- a CDS encoding CDP-alcohol phosphatidyltransferase family protein, translating to MSTPQNSIERQRIWTLSNFISFTRPLFVLPALWFLHLETPAGTRLAVLFMLGAVFTDWADGFLARRLHQQSELGRIIDPVMDKLCVASVGFYLAFFRDFPKWFLVLIIARDLFILVLGFLMTSRRHRVPESNWYGKVAVTALAIVMITFTLDLQPIKWPFFWIMVVLFLISAGIYIARFISDTTSAARPVR from the coding sequence ATGAGCACGCCGCAAAACTCGATCGAGCGCCAGCGCATCTGGACGCTCTCCAACTTCATCAGCTTCACCCGCCCGCTGTTTGTGCTTCCCGCGCTCTGGTTTCTGCACCTGGAAACGCCGGCCGGCACCCGCCTCGCAGTGCTGTTCATGCTGGGCGCCGTGTTCACCGATTGGGCCGACGGCTTTCTCGCACGCCGGCTGCATCAACAGTCCGAGTTGGGCCGCATCATTGATCCCGTGATGGACAAGTTGTGCGTTGCCAGCGTGGGTTTTTACCTGGCGTTTTTTCGTGACTTTCCCAAATGGTTTTTGGTATTGATTATCGCGCGTGATTTGTTTATTTTAGTGCTCGGTTTTTTAATGACTTCGCGCCGGCACCGGGTGCCGGAGTCCAACTGGTATGGCAAAGTCGCAGTGACGGCGCTTGCAATCGTGATGATCACTTTCACGCTCGATCTGCAACCGATCAAGTGGCCGTTTTTTTGGATCATGGTCGTTTTGTTTTTGATCTCAGCTGGCATCTATATCGCCCGCTTTATTTCCGATACGACAAGCGCGGCCCGCCCGGTGCGCTAA
- the rimO gene encoding 30S ribosomal protein S12 methylthiotransferase RimO, with amino-acid sequence MKVNLITLGCPKNLVDSEFLQGGLQQRGVEFVAAAAEAEAIIVNTCGFVASAKEESIDTILQALALKKQGVCRQVFVTGCLSERYGPELRRELPEVDGFYGNRDLRQIVNGLALQMRLKHNLLGEGAAAAERALLTPRHYAYLKISEGCEHPCTFCAIPQIRGAFRSTPLPTLVAQAQQLAARGVKELILVAQDSTQYGLDLNGRQQLPALLEALHAVDGLAWIRVMYAYPHHVNDAIIRALAGLPRVVKYLDLPIQHISDRMLKRMARRVNRRFTEELIDRLQAAIPNLVLRTSLITGFPGETEEDFQSLYDFVCAGHFARLGVFTYSQEENTPAYAFADQVPEEVKRERYDLLVEAQRQVAWEWNQRQIGRELQVLIEEYDEQEQVYRGRTEWDCPEIDHVVVVPAGRGQLPLGEFCRVRITGAGDFELTGRALNLRGASTPAQRRLPVVG; translated from the coding sequence TTGAAAGTCAATCTTATTACCCTGGGTTGTCCCAAAAATCTCGTTGATTCCGAATTCCTGCAAGGCGGCTTGCAGCAGCGTGGCGTCGAGTTCGTCGCCGCGGCTGCGGAGGCGGAAGCAATCATTGTCAACACCTGCGGCTTCGTCGCCTCGGCCAAGGAGGAATCCATCGACACCATTTTGCAGGCGCTCGCATTGAAGAAGCAGGGCGTCTGCCGGCAGGTGTTTGTGACCGGCTGCCTGTCGGAGCGCTATGGCCCCGAGCTGCGCCGTGAGCTGCCGGAGGTCGATGGTTTCTACGGCAACCGGGATTTGCGCCAGATTGTCAACGGCCTGGCGCTGCAGATGCGGCTGAAACACAACTTGCTCGGCGAAGGCGCCGCCGCGGCCGAACGCGCGCTGTTGACGCCCCGCCACTATGCCTATCTCAAAATCTCGGAAGGCTGTGAGCATCCCTGCACCTTTTGCGCGATTCCCCAAATTCGCGGCGCCTTTCGCAGCACGCCGCTCCCGACGCTGGTGGCGCAGGCGCAGCAACTGGCGGCGCGTGGTGTGAAGGAGCTGATCCTGGTCGCGCAGGATTCCACGCAATATGGCCTGGATTTGAACGGCCGGCAGCAGCTTCCTGCGCTGCTGGAAGCGCTCCATGCCGTCGATGGCCTGGCGTGGATTCGCGTGATGTATGCCTATCCCCACCACGTCAACGACGCGATCATCCGTGCGCTTGCCGGCCTGCCGCGCGTCGTCAAGTATCTCGATCTGCCGATTCAACATATCAGCGATCGCATGCTCAAGCGCATGGCCCGCCGCGTCAACCGCCGGTTCACTGAAGAGCTGATCGACCGTCTGCAGGCCGCCATACCGAACCTGGTGCTGCGCACCTCGCTGATCACCGGCTTCCCCGGCGAAACCGAGGAGGATTTTCAGAGCCTCTATGACTTCGTCTGCGCCGGCCATTTCGCGCGTCTGGGAGTCTTCACTTATTCCCAGGAAGAAAACACGCCGGCCTATGCTTTCGCTGATCAAGTTCCGGAGGAAGTCAAGCGCGAGCGCTATGATTTGCTGGTGGAGGCGCAACGGCAGGTGGCGTGGGAATGGAACCAGCGTCAGATCGGCCGCGAGCTGCAGGTGCTGATCGAGGAATACGATGAACAGGAGCAGGTCTATCGCGGCCGCACGGAATGGGATTGCCCGGAGATCGATCACGTGGTGGTGGTGCCGGCAGGGCGCGGACAGTTGCCGCTCGGCGAGTTTTGCCGGGTGCGCATCACCGGTGCCGGTGATTTTGAGCTGACCGGGCGTGCTCTCAACCTGCGCGGCGCTTCAACGCCAGCCCAGCGTCGTTTGCCGGTGGTGGGATAG
- a CDS encoding LD-carboxypeptidase, with the protein MPRIIKPARLRPGEVIGVVAPASPMKPELLERGVRYLEGLGYRVKLGRFVQREHGYLAGSDLERSQDLTAMFRDRQVRAIICARGGYGTPRLLHLLDYDVIRRNPKIFVGYSDITALQLAIFRHTGLITFSGPMVAADMGRGLDPFTETQFWRIITEPVPCGDLQPQLERPFAAIRGGHARGRLLGGCLSLLATVAGTAFMPPVKQSIFFLEEIGEEIYRIDRYLVHLRELGVLDRIGGFILGQIIDSEAKNGAPSLGLKDLMQDFIRPLGVPALMNLEYGHGSRKHTLPVGATAELLVNSRQRRVTITEAAVV; encoded by the coding sequence GTGCCCCGCATCATCAAACCGGCGCGGCTGCGGCCCGGTGAAGTCATCGGCGTCGTGGCGCCCGCCAGTCCCATGAAGCCCGAGCTGCTCGAACGGGGTGTGCGCTATTTGGAAGGGTTGGGCTATCGCGTCAAGCTCGGCAGGTTCGTGCAGCGCGAGCACGGTTATCTCGCCGGCAGCGACCTTGAGCGCAGCCAGGATCTCACTGCCATGTTTCGCGACCGGCAGGTGCGGGCGATCATCTGTGCGCGCGGCGGGTATGGCACGCCCCGGCTGCTGCACCTGCTCGATTATGACGTGATTCGCCGAAATCCGAAAATTTTCGTCGGCTACAGCGACATCACCGCGCTGCAGCTTGCGATTTTCCGGCACACCGGTTTGATCACCTTCTCCGGGCCGATGGTGGCCGCAGACATGGGCCGCGGCCTCGACCCCTTCACCGAAACGCAGTTTTGGCGGATAATCACCGAACCCGTGCCCTGCGGTGACCTGCAGCCGCAGCTCGAGCGGCCGTTTGCCGCGATTCGCGGCGGCCACGCGCGGGGCCGCCTGCTGGGCGGCTGCCTTTCGCTGCTGGCCACGGTGGCGGGCACCGCCTTCATGCCGCCGGTGAAACAAAGCATTTTCTTCCTGGAGGAAATCGGCGAGGAGATTTATCGCATCGATCGTTATCTCGTGCATCTGCGCGAGCTGGGTGTACTTGACCGGATTGGCGGCTTCATCCTGGGGCAGATCATCGACAGCGAGGCGAAAAACGGCGCCCCCTCGCTGGGTCTGAAAGACTTGATGCAGGACTTCATCCGCCCGCTGGGCGTGCCGGCTTTGATGAACCTGGAATACGGCCATGGCAGTCGCAAACACACCCTGCCGGTGGGCGCCACTGCCGAGCTGCTCGTGAACAGCCGGCAGCGGCGTGTGACCATCACCGAAGCCGCGGTGGTTTAG
- the purH gene encoding bifunctional phosphoribosylaminoimidazolecarboxamide formyltransferase/IMP cyclohydrolase: protein MPSLHRALLSVHDKTGLLELAQTLAAHRIELIATGGTARLLEQNGFAVTPVEAITGFPEILAGRVKTLHPKILGGLLARRDQPGHLAEAEHHGFGLIDLVVVNLYPFQQVIAQSQTTRSEALENIDIGGVTLLRAAAKNFPSVAVLSHPRQYAAFCEELAHNHGSVSEATTRQLAAAAFACTAAYDAAIQEYLQHPVEAVALPDSLVLLLDDKQTLRYGENPHQRAGFYRNSRGPAGGFFAARQLQGRALSYNNIVDADAALALVRCFDEPACVIIKHANPCGAAAAATPAEAFRLALATDPVSAFGGIVAFNRLVDGEAGAALAEQFTEVILAPGFNAEALRLLAGRKNLRLLEMEGISQPALPALEFKSVAGGVLVQELDGGNDEEAAFKVVTRRVPGEEEWRALRFAWKVVRAVKSNAVIFCRAGRTLGIGAGQMSRVDAAWLAVEKARRAGLELRGSVVASDAFFPFADGVEQAAAAGATAIIQPGGSVRDAEVIAVADRHEMAMVFTGVRHFRH, encoded by the coding sequence GTGCCTTCCCTCCATCGCGCCCTGCTCAGCGTTCATGACAAAACCGGCTTGCTGGAGCTGGCGCAAACGCTGGCGGCACACCGCATCGAGTTGATCGCCACCGGCGGCACCGCCCGCCTGCTCGAACAAAATGGCTTTGCCGTCACGCCGGTCGAAGCGATCACCGGCTTTCCCGAGATTTTGGCGGGCCGGGTGAAGACGTTGCATCCCAAAATTCTGGGCGGGCTGCTGGCCAGACGCGATCAGCCCGGCCACCTGGCGGAAGCGGAGCATCACGGTTTCGGCCTGATCGATCTCGTCGTGGTCAACCTTTATCCATTTCAACAGGTGATCGCGCAGTCGCAAACCACGCGCAGCGAGGCGCTGGAGAATATCGACATCGGCGGCGTGACGCTGCTGCGTGCCGCGGCCAAGAATTTCCCCAGTGTGGCGGTGTTGAGCCATCCGCGCCAGTATGCCGCATTTTGTGAAGAGTTGGCGCACAACCACGGCAGCGTGAGCGAGGCCACGACCCGGCAACTGGCGGCGGCTGCCTTTGCCTGCACCGCTGCCTACGATGCCGCGATTCAGGAGTATCTGCAGCACCCGGTGGAAGCAGTGGCACTGCCCGACTCCCTGGTTTTGCTGCTGGATGACAAGCAGACGCTGCGCTATGGCGAGAACCCGCATCAGCGTGCCGGCTTTTATCGCAACAGCAGAGGCCCGGCGGGTGGTTTTTTCGCTGCGCGGCAGTTGCAGGGCAGGGCGCTGTCCTACAACAACATCGTCGATGCCGATGCGGCGCTCGCGCTGGTGCGCTGTTTTGACGAACCGGCGTGCGTCATCATCAAGCATGCCAACCCGTGCGGCGCGGCTGCTGCCGCCACACCGGCGGAGGCCTTTCGCCTGGCTCTGGCGACCGACCCGGTTTCCGCCTTTGGCGGCATCGTTGCTTTCAACCGCCTGGTCGACGGCGAAGCGGGGGCAGCGCTGGCAGAGCAGTTCACCGAAGTGATTTTGGCGCCGGGATTCAACGCCGAGGCGTTGCGCCTCCTGGCGGGCAGGAAAAATCTGCGATTACTCGAGATGGAGGGTATCAGCCAGCCGGCATTGCCCGCGCTTGAATTCAAAAGTGTTGCCGGTGGCGTATTGGTTCAGGAGTTGGATGGCGGCAATGATGAGGAAGCCGCCTTCAAAGTCGTCACCCGGCGTGTGCCTGGTGAAGAGGAATGGCGGGCGCTGCGTTTTGCCTGGAAAGTGGTGCGCGCCGTCAAATCCAACGCCGTGATCTTCTGCCGCGCCGGCCGCACGCTGGGGATCGGCGCCGGTCAAATGAGCCGGGTGGACGCCGCCTGGCTTGCGGTCGAGAAAGCCCGGCGGGCCGGGCTGGAGCTGCGTGGGTCAGTGGTGGCGAGCGATGCTTTTTTTCCGTTTGCCGACGGCGTCGAGCAGGCTGCGGCCGCCGGGGCCACGGCGATCATTCAGCCGGGCGGCTCTGTGCGTGATGCCGAAGTGATCGCGGTGGCGGACAGGCATGAGATGGCGATGGTGTTCACCGGCGTCCGGCATTTCCGCCACTGA
- a CDS encoding DUF5683 domain-containing protein: protein MARAQTGAADSLQQPAAASPRKKSPTGAALRSLVIPGWGQYYNGQKIKAGLALAGEVGLLGTALYWNSRAGEARQRGDQANQLLYEDWRNGCYWGLAALIVYSMLDAYVDAQLSDFDESPVLAASPAPAVMLRFKFRL, encoded by the coding sequence ATGGCCCGGGCGCAAACAGGTGCCGCCGATTCCTTGCAGCAACCGGCTGCGGCGTCGCCGCGCAAGAAAAGTCCAACGGGTGCAGCCTTGCGCTCGCTGGTGATTCCCGGGTGGGGGCAATATTACAACGGTCAGAAGATCAAGGCAGGGCTGGCACTGGCAGGCGAGGTCGGCTTGCTGGGCACGGCGCTTTACTGGAACAGCCGCGCCGGCGAAGCACGGCAGCGCGGCGACCAGGCCAATCAACTGCTCTATGAAGACTGGCGCAACGGCTGCTATTGGGGGCTGGCGGCACTGATCGTCTACAGCATGCTCGATGCCTACGTCGATGCACAGCTTTCCGATTTCGACGAATCGCCGGTGCTGGCCGCTTCGCCCGCGCCGGCGGTGATGCTCCGCTTCAAATTTCGCCTTTGA
- the purN gene encoding phosphoribosylglycinamide formyltransferase, with protein MDLHLAIFASGRGSNFQAILAAIRSGRLAAHVALLVTDQPAANARQIAREAGIPEAVLIPASFAAPADYAETLLQVLAGHGCNFIVLAGYLRKIPAAVVRAFAGRMINIHPALLPSFGGKGMFGRRVHEAVLACGCKVSGATVHLVDEEYDSGSPVVQRCVPVHPDDTVETLAARVLAVEHEILPEALQLFAEDRVVISGSQIRILPKP; from the coding sequence ATGGATCTTCACCTTGCAATTTTTGCCAGCGGCCGCGGCTCCAATTTTCAGGCGATCCTCGCGGCGATTCGCAGCGGCAGGCTGGCTGCACACGTGGCGCTGCTGGTGACCGACCAGCCGGCGGCCAACGCCCGGCAGATAGCCCGGGAAGCGGGCATTCCCGAGGCGGTGCTCATCCCCGCCAGTTTCGCTGCCCCGGCAGACTACGCAGAGACGCTGCTGCAGGTGCTCGCCGGGCATGGTTGCAATTTTATTGTGCTGGCTGGTTATCTGCGCAAAATCCCCGCGGCGGTGGTGCGCGCTTTTGCGGGCCGCATGATCAACATTCACCCCGCCCTGTTGCCGAGTTTTGGCGGCAAGGGCATGTTTGGCAGGCGGGTGCATGAGGCCGTGCTCGCTTGTGGTTGCAAGGTGAGTGGCGCCACGGTTCATCTGGTGGATGAAGAATACGACAGTGGCAGCCCGGTGGTGCAGCGCTGTGTGCCGGTGCACCCGGATGACACAGTGGAAACCCTGGCTGCACGCGTGCTCGCGGTCGAGCATGAGATTTTGCCGGAGGCCTTGCAGCTTTTCGCGGAAGACCGGGTTGTGATCAGCGGCAGTCAGATCCGCATCCTGCCCAAACCCTGA
- a CDS encoding VanZ family protein, producing MRLQGCSPHRPWRFQTGKGAAFCLGLLLLCLPAPALAQIRTASVITDSVMVMPLPHGSDPWFGRDKVDHLTVSAVLLAAQYYVWHRERGHSSRRSLQAASLGTLLLGVTKEVYDATTRRRRASVKDLTADLLGVALTVFLIHK from the coding sequence ATGCGTCTTCAAGGTTGTTCCCCCCACCGGCCGTGGCGATTCCAGACGGGCAAGGGTGCGGCGTTCTGCCTGGGGCTGTTGTTGCTTTGTCTGCCGGCTCCCGCTTTGGCACAAATCCGCACGGCCAGTGTCATCACGGACAGTGTCATGGTGATGCCGCTGCCGCACGGCAGCGATCCCTGGTTCGGCAGGGACAAGGTCGATCACCTCACGGTGAGCGCAGTGTTGCTGGCGGCGCAGTATTATGTCTGGCATCGTGAGCGCGGGCATTCTTCCCGTCGCAGCCTGCAAGCCGCCAGTCTCGGCACGCTGCTGCTCGGCGTGACGAAGGAGGTTTATGATGCCACCACGCGCCGGCGCCGTGCGAGCGTCAAAGACTTGACGGCTGACCTCCTGGGAGTCGCGTTAACTGTTTTCCTGATCCACAAATGA
- the ftsY gene encoding signal recognition particle-docking protein FtsY translates to MPAFFERLKSGLDKTRRSLVDSVVHAVTGKARLDRALVEELENMLLAADLGVSMTTAFLERLRERIGVGQAASREAVLACLQEFLIERLERGANSQSNFLSTFYAPGVRPYVLMMVGVNGVGKTTTIAKLAHHFRQHGRSVLVAAADTFRAAAADQLEIWAQRARVEIIKTRPGADPAAVAFDALNAAQARQIEVVIVDTAGRLHTKSNLMEELQKMIRVMKRVIPAAPHDVFLVLDANTGQNGLRQAQTFFDTAGVTGLVVTKLDGTAKGGIIFAIEEQLKLPVRFIGVGEGIDDLQPFEPKAFIAALFS, encoded by the coding sequence ATGCCCGCATTCTTCGAAAGACTGAAATCCGGACTCGACAAAACCCGCCGCAGCCTGGTGGACAGCGTGGTGCATGCCGTGACCGGCAAGGCCCGGCTGGATCGGGCATTGGTGGAAGAGCTGGAGAACATGCTGCTCGCTGCCGATCTCGGGGTGAGCATGACCACGGCGTTTCTCGAGCGTTTGCGCGAGCGCATCGGTGTGGGGCAGGCCGCCTCCCGCGAGGCGGTGCTGGCCTGTCTGCAAGAGTTTCTGATCGAGCGCCTGGAGCGTGGCGCCAACAGCCAGTCGAATTTCCTTTCGACTTTCTATGCGCCCGGTGTCCGGCCTTATGTGTTGATGATGGTCGGAGTCAATGGCGTCGGCAAAACCACCACTATTGCCAAACTCGCGCATCATTTCCGGCAGCACGGCCGCTCCGTGCTGGTCGCTGCCGCGGATACCTTTCGCGCCGCGGCGGCCGATCAGCTTGAGATTTGGGCGCAGCGTGCCCGGGTGGAGATCATCAAAACCCGGCCCGGTGCCGATCCCGCCGCGGTGGCTTTCGATGCGTTGAACGCCGCCCAGGCGCGGCAGATCGAAGTCGTGATTGTCGATACCGCCGGCCGGCTCCACACCAAAAGCAATTTGATGGAAGAATTGCAGAAGATGATTCGTGTCATGAAGCGGGTGATTCCCGCGGCCCCGCACGACGTTTTCCTGGTTTTGGATGCCAACACCGGTCAGAACGGCCTGCGCCAGGCACAGACATTTTTTGACACTGCCGGTGTCACTGGCCTGGTCGTCACCAAGCTCGACGGCACCGCCAAAGGCGGCATCATCTTCGCGATTGAGGAGCAGCTCAAGTTGCCGGTGCGTTTTATTGGCGTGGGCGAAGGCATTGACGATCTGCAGCCGTTCGAGCCGAAGGCATTTATTGCCGCTCTGTTTTCCTGA